Proteins from a single region of Lates calcarifer isolate ASB-BC8 linkage group LG19, TLL_Latcal_v3, whole genome shotgun sequence:
- the letm1 gene encoding LOW QUALITY PROTEIN: mitochondrial proton/calcium exchanger protein (The sequence of the model RefSeq protein was modified relative to this genomic sequence to represent the inferred CDS: deleted 1 base in 1 codon), producing the protein MALILFTRSRAPLMKTSRSLKNEFRKGKLQDGACLNCTALRLSSQKLDGLRLGSLAQVSSFGPSLPLSDGYVGPSQSLDSQRLYCAFVLGASPLSYPAITPGAQWTIARPQDISGVRWIHTSRRRWDDSKVEKSLRSIKDKMKLEEGGPVYSPTLDAEPVRRTLRQRVIDEIKHYYHGFRLLWIDTTIAGRMLWRVLNGNALSRRERRQFLRTCADVFRLLPFLVFIIVPFMEFLLPVALKLFPNMLPSTFETQSKKEERLKKELRVKLEMAKFLQDTIEEIALRNKAAQGNVTEEFSTFFQKIRDSGERPSNEQIIKFSKLFEDELTLDNLTRPQLVALCRLLELQSIGTNNFLRFQLIMKLRAIRADDKLIAEEGVASLNVNEVQAACRVRGMRSLGVTEERLREQLSQWLELHLNQQIPTSLLLLSRAMYLPDTLSPADQLKTTLQTLPEMVTKEAQLMAAELELSKVDNKTKVETTLQEEAAIRQDNKDREMERLADAAEKVARDSEFEREAEPAMSKADMAETLRDTAPVIEGIKGEEITKEEIDMLSDACSKLKEQKKLLTLEKEELEELKDDVQEYNEDLEEIKKELCKSGQEKTVEESKASQRLSKRVNRMIGRIDKIILELEKDKVILDGQMDSGTTPPVGLFFTKYNDATSLFYTFRENLISIDELIGVMRQIQNIPEHKLQSIAEALDDNKDGKIDIDDVIKVVELIDKEDIDISTSQVTDIMVMLQKEEKLVGKEKAKDKAEKEQAATLNS; encoded by the exons ATGGCGTTAATCCTGTTTACGAGGTCCCGGGCACCGTTGATGAAAACGTCCCGATCATTAAAGAATGAATTCCGGAAAG gGAAACTACAAGATGGTGCCTGTTTGAACTGCACAGCTCTCAGACTCTCCAGTCAGAA ACTTGATGGACTCCGACTTGGCAGTTTGGCCCAGGTCTCCTCATTCGGTCCTTCCCTCCCCTTGTCGGACGGATATGTGGGCCCCTCCCAGAGCCTGGACTCACAGCGGCTCTACTGCGCTTTTGTCCTCGGAGCCTCCCCTTTGTCCTACCCTGCGATCACACCAGGGGCCCAGTGGACGATAGCACGACCGCAGGACATCTCCGGTGTCAGGTGGATACACACCTCGAGGAGGAGATGGGACGACTCGAAGGTGGAGAAGTCACTGCGTTCGATAAAGGACAAGATGAAGCTGGAGGAAGGAGGGCCGGTGTACAGTCCGACACTCGATGCAGAACCTGTGAGAAGGACGCTCCGACAGCGGGTGATAGATGAAATCAAGCACTACTACCACGGCTTCAGGCTGCTGTGGATCGATACCACCATAGCTGGCCGAATGCTTTGGAGGGTGCTGAACGGAAACGCCCTGTCCCGACGCgagaggagacag TTTCTCAGAACGTGTGCAGACGTCTTCCGGCTTCTTCCCTTCCTGGTCTTCATCATCGTCCCCTTCATGGAGTTCCTGCTTCCTGTAGCTCTGAAACTCTTCCCCAACATGCTGCCGTCCACCTTCGAGACACAGTCAAAGAAG GAGGAGAGGTTGAAAAAGGAGCTGAGGGTCAAACTGGAGATGGCCAAGTTCTTGCAGGACACCATCGAGGAGATCGCTCTGAGGAACAAGGCTGCACAAGGCAACGTGACGGAGGAGTTTTCCACCTTCTTCCAGAAG ATCCGGGACTCTGGGGAACGTCCCAGCAACGAGCAGATCATAAAATTCTCCAAGCTGTTTGAGGACGAGCTGACTCTGGACAACCTGACTCGGCCTCAGCTGGTGGCTCTCTGCCGTCTCCTGGAACTCCAGTCCATCGGGACTAACAACTTCCTCCGCTTCCAGCTCATCATGAAGCTGAGGGCCATCCGCGCAGATGACAAG CTGATTGCAGAGGAAGGAGTGGCGAGTCTGAACGTGAACGAGGTA CAGGCAGCCTGTCGCGTCAGAGGGATGAGATCTCTCGGAGTCACTGAGGAACGACTGAGAGAGCAACTCAGCCag TGGTTGGAGCTGCATCTGAACCAGCAGATCCccacctctctgctgctgctgtcccgGGCCATGTACCTCCCCGATACGCTGTCTCCTGCCGACCAGCTGAAGACCACACTGCAGACGCTCCCTGAGATGGTG aCAAAGGAGGCCCAGTTGATGGCGGCAGAGTTGGAGCTCTCTAAAGTGGACAATAAGACCAAAGTGGAGACGACGCTGCAGGAGGAGGCGGCCATACGCCAGGACAAcaaggacagagagatggagaggctGGCTGACGCTGCAGAGAAGGTGGCCAGG GACAGCGAGTTTGAACGTGAAGCAGAGCCGGCGATGTCCAAGGCCGACATGGCTGAGACACTGAGGGACACAGCACCGGTCATAGAGGGAATCAAG ggtGAGGAGATCACCAAAGAAGAGATTGACATGTTGAGTGATGCCTGTTCAAAGCTGAAGGAGCAGAAGAAGCTTTTGACTCTGGAGAAAGAAGAGCTGGAGGAACTGAAGGATGATGTCCAGGAATACAACGAG GACCTGGAGGAGATAAAGAAGGAGCTCTGTAAGAGCGGCCAGGAGAAGACCGTGGAGGAGTCCAAGGCGAGCCAGCGCCTGTCTAAGAGAGTGAACCGCATGATCGGTCGCATCGACAAGATCAtcctggagctggagaaggacAAGGTCATCCTGGACGGACAGATGGACAGTGGGACCACCCCACCTGTTGG ATTATTCTTTACTAAATATAATGATGCCACAAG TCTGTTCTACACCTTCAGGGAGAACCTCATCAGTATTGACGAGCTGATCGGCGTCATGCGGCAGATCCAGAACATTCCAGAGCACAAGCTGCAGAGCATCGCCGAGGCTCTCGACGACAACAAGGACGGGAAGATCGACATCGACGACGTCATCAAA GTGGTGGAACTGATCGACAAGGAGGACATCGACATCTCCACCTCCCAAGTGACGGACATCATGGTGATGCTGcagaaggaggagaagctggTGGGGAAGGAAAAGGCCAAGGACAAGGCTGAGAAGGAGCAGGCAGCCACACTCAACAGCTAA